CATCCGGAAGGCAAGCTCATACGAGGCGATTCGGGCAGCCATCGCTGGATCGTTCGGGTATTCCAACTGACGTCGATTGTTGAGTCGTTGGATCAGATCCTGTCCGATCTCTTGCGACGACCGCGCGAACGGACGCTCTGGGCTACTGAAATCCAACGGATTGTTGGGGTCGACGCGCATCGGGACCGCGTCGTGAGCGGGGCCCAGGTAATGTCCGTCCCGTTTGTTCCAATACTCCCGCTTGCCGATCGAGATGAATTGCGGCAGGTTCTCGTTCAACGACCCCAAGCCGTAATGCACCCAAGCGCCTAACGTCGGGTAATTCCCATCGTTCAGATGGCGTCCCGAATGAAATTGCGTTTGGGCGCCGTGGTTGCTGTCAGTCGTATACATCGACCGGACAACCGCCAGCTTGTCGACATGTTTTGCGATGTGCGGGAACCAATCGCTAACCTCGATTCCGCTTTCACCATGTTTCTTGAATCCCATCTGCAACGGATACAATTGGTTGCGTTGGTTCCCGTTCCCATCGGGGGCGGAGACGCGAGCCAGGGCGAGTTTCTCGGGATCTTGCGTGTCGGCGAACGGCGTTTCGGCGATCGTCTTTCCGGCATATTTCGTCAGCATCGGCTTCGGATCGAAGCTCTCCATCTGGCTGACACCGCCATTCATAAACAACCAAATAACGCTCTTCGCTTTGGGCGGCATGTGAGGCTCGCCAGTCGGCGGCGACCAAGCGGCTTCGTGACCGCCCGCTTCGCGTTGCAGCATCGCTCCCAAAGCCAAGCCAGTAAAACCCATGCCCATATCGGCAAGAAACGTACGACGCGGCGCATGGCCGTTGAAAAACTTATTCATTTTCATTGGTCCTCTCTCGATAGACGTTGGTTAACGCAGCGTGACAAAGTCGTTGTGGTTGATAATCGCCCAGATCAAATTACCGCGGGCCGATTCGTTGCTTCCCTCGGGCAGTTCTCGCCAGGCGGTCAACGCCGATTGGCAGTCTTGAATTTCTTGAGCTGTCGGCTGGATCCCCAACAGCAGCAGGAAAGCCTGTCGAACAAAGGCCTCATCGTCAGGATGGTCGGCCGCGATTGCAGCGGCGATCTGTTGCGACGATTCAAGCACCAGACCGCTGTTCGAAAGCGCAAGCGCCTGTTGCGGAACGATGCTTTGTTCGCGTTGGTAACACTCGGCCACCGAGGCTTCGTCGAACATGCTCAACAGCAGGTTCTTCTCGTTGTTGCTGTGGAAGAAGTACAAGCTGCGGCGATGCGATTTGTCTTGATCGGCGGGGAGCACCGATGGCCCTCCCATCGTCTCGTCCAGCGTCCCGGCAACGGCCAGTACAGCATCACGGACGGCTTGGGATTCCAGCCGGATCGGGACCCTTCGCCACCAATGATGGTTGTCGGGATCTTTTGCCAGTTGGTCCTCCATGCCGTTCAGGGAGGAGCCCATGCGATAGGTGCTCGAGAGGACGATCAAGCGATGTAGGTGCTTCATGTTCCAGCCGCTATCGATCAGTTCCGAAGCAAGCCAATCGAGCAGTTCGGGATGTGTCGGATCGTTACCGTTTCGACCGAAATCGAACGTCGAAGCGACCAATGGCTGTCCCAGGTGCCGCGTCCAAATGTGATTGGCCGCGACGCGAGCGGTCAGCGGATTGCGAGGATCGGTGATCCAACGCGCCAGCGCCGTTCGCCGGCCCGTGCTCTGCTGAGGGAACTCAACCTCGGGGTCGTCTTTGCCTGTGAATTGGAACCGCGTGGGAGTCCACTTCGCTCCCTTCAGCGGCGTGAACTGATCCGAATCCTTGACTTCCGCCTTGGCCAACGCCTCCGCTTTTTCAAGCGTCTTCTTCGCAGCGGCCAGCTTCTTTTCCGCCGCCTTCAATTTGTCGGCGTTTGCTCGCGCGACCGACACCTGTTCGGCCGTCACCGCCGCGCGTGCCTTTGCGACCGCATGTTCCCGTTCCGCCCGAATCGCGGCGACCGCATGTTCCCGGATCGCGGCAGCATCGTCGGATTCCCAAGAGGTCCGCATCGCTTGAGCGCGAGCCTGCACGCTTTCCCAATCGGCCTGGGCAACGGCGGCCTGGGCCTTCGCAAGCGCAAGTTCGAACTCCGCTGCGACCACGGGATCGACACTGGTCGCCCCACTCGACTCACGCAGCTTGACGTCGGCCGACAATGCGGAAAGCTTGAATTCCAAAATCGACGCGATCGCGTCAAACGTGACCAACCGGATCGCGCCATCAACCCGAGCTGAAGGGGTTCGAGATGCAACCATTGGTTCGCCGTTCAACGAGGCGTTGATCAGATTTCCGCGAACCTGAACCCGCAGCGTGTAATCGGTTTCCAGCTGGATGTCCGCAGGTGCACGCCCGTCGCTAGGGTAATTCGATTTGCCATTGTCGAGATAAGAGACTTGAACCTTCGGACCACCAGCGTGCGCACTCGCGTAGACGAATTGTCGCGATTGATTGAGTGAATCTCCGGCGGCGAATGGCGCGTCGAATCCGATGCCAATCGATCGCCATCCACCAGCTCCGTGAATTCGAAAACGAATGCTGGCATCGAAATCCCGAGGCGGCTTCTCCAGCAACTGCAAGACCGACCGGTTGTGCCCATCCATCGTCTGCTTGACGCGCCCCGGTTGATGATCCCATTCGCCTTTTCCCAGTTTCCAACGCGAATCGTCGAACGTCGCAAAGTCTTCGACGATAGGAGTAAACGGTGTGGTCGATTCCTCGACGGGGCCTGCCCCTTCGGCTATCTTGCGTGCGTTTTCCAGGGCCGTTGTCGCTTTTTCAACGCGTGGCAGGCTCGCTTGCTGACGCTTTTGTGCGGCGGCAAGATGGTCATCCAACACCCAGGGGTGGCGTGCCGGTTGCCAAGCTTCCGGTGGCAGATCGACGGGCTTGATCGCCAGTTCTTCAAACTCGAACATCTTCGGCACGCCGGGAGCAATCGCCTTCGACTTATCGGGTTGAGCTTCGTCGCCACGAATGAAGAGGTAGGTCGGCGCATCGACCAGCGCATCGAAGACGCGTGGGATGCCATCCTTGTTGACATCCAATTCACCCGGCACGTTGTCCAAGCGAACCAGATAGGGCTCAAAAAATGCCCGCATCTTGTAGTAGTCGTCATGTCCGATCGGATCGAACTTGTGGTCGTGACACTTGGCGCAGTTCATCGTCAGGCCAAGTAAGCCCTTGCCGACATGTTCGACCGTTTGGTCCATCCAGGTGTGTCGGTTGAAGATGAAGAAATTGCGAGCCAGAAATCCGGTGGCCCGCAGTTTGGCAGGGTCATCGGGAGCAAGCTCGTCGGCCGCCAACATCAAGCGAACCATCTCGTCGTAGGGAACGTCATTGTTCAGCGATTCAACGATCCAATCGCGCCAATGCCACATGTGCCGTTGGCTGTTTCTCAGTTGAGCATTCAGCCCCCACCAATCGCTGTAGCGCCAGTTGTCCATCCAGTGTCGCGCCCAACGCTCGCCATGGCGTGGGTCGTCCAATAACCTGTCGACAGTCTTTTCGTACCAGTCCGAAGACGGATCGTTAACGACCGCTGCGATCTCTTCGCTGCTGGGGGGCAGCCCGATCAGATCGAACGACAGCCGGCGCAGCAACAGGACGCGCGAAGCCTCGGATTGTGGTTTTAGCTCATTCTCTTGATGGCCTTGAGCAATCCAGGCGTCGATCGGATTGCGACCCCAGTTCGCATCGTCGACCACTGGAACGTCGGGACGGGCGAGCGGTTGAAACGACCAGTGCTGCGCGGGATCGGCTTCCGGGGCCTCGTCGGCTGGCGAATCGGCACCCGCCGCGATCCAGCGTTTCAGAAGGTCGACCTGTTCGGCCGAGAGCGGTTCGCCTTCGAATTCCGGCGGCATCCGCGAGCCCGGATCGGTGTCAGCCGTCCGCTCGACCAGCAGGTTGAATTCGGGATCCTCTTCCAAATCGACAGCCGCACCCGAATCGCCACCTTGGCGCATAAAGGCACCGGTATCGAGTCGGAGGCCTCCTTCCTGCTTCAGCGCTCCGTGGCAAGCGTAACAACGCTCGCGAAGCAGCGGCTTGACTTGGGTTTCGTAGTCGACTTGGTTGTCGTCCGCGAAAAGGCTCGCTTGGGCAACCACCGTCAGGCAGATGATCGTCGTGCAGATTCGGCTAGCAAGCTTCATAGTTGCCTCTCTACTTGGGGGCGGGGGGCGGGAGACCGTCGGTGGGTGGTTTGGTCATCAAGACCGGGTGATTCGATCGGATGTGGTGAGACAGGGCTGCTTCGGCGGCTGCCCAATCCTCTTCAAGCAACGCTTGCACCACGTCGCGATGCTGCTTCAGTGTTCCCAGGGCTGCCGATCGGTCGTTATCTTCCCAACGGAATAGCAGTCGGAAGTACCGGCCCTGGCGTTCGAAAAAGTCGCGAATGTAGGCGTTGTTCGATGTCGCGACCAAATATTCATGTAGCGATTCGTCGACGGGGACGCGATCGGTTGTCGATGTCGGCGGTGTGTTTCGTTCCAGGATCGCTTGCAGTTGCTGCTTGTCCAGCCGCGGACGCGCCAACTGCAACGCCTTCAGCTCCAACGCTTCGCGGACCTCGATAAACGCAAGCAAATCGTCTTGACAGAACGGTCGCAAACGCCAACCGCGGCGCGGGATATGGTCCAAC
Above is a genomic segment from Rosistilla ulvae containing:
- a CDS encoding PSD1 and planctomycete cytochrome C domain-containing protein; the encoded protein is MKLASRICTTIICLTVVAQASLFADDNQVDYETQVKPLLRERCYACHGALKQEGGLRLDTGAFMRQGGDSGAAVDLEEDPEFNLLVERTADTDPGSRMPPEFEGEPLSAEQVDLLKRWIAAGADSPADEAPEADPAQHWSFQPLARPDVPVVDDANWGRNPIDAWIAQGHQENELKPQSEASRVLLLRRLSFDLIGLPPSSEEIAAVVNDPSSDWYEKTVDRLLDDPRHGERWARHWMDNWRYSDWWGLNAQLRNSQRHMWHWRDWIVESLNNDVPYDEMVRLMLAADELAPDDPAKLRATGFLARNFFIFNRHTWMDQTVEHVGKGLLGLTMNCAKCHDHKFDPIGHDDYYKMRAFFEPYLVRLDNVPGELDVNKDGIPRVFDALVDAPTYLFIRGDEAQPDKSKAIAPGVPKMFEFEELAIKPVDLPPEAWQPARHPWVLDDHLAAAQKRQQASLPRVEKATTALENARKIAEGAGPVEESTTPFTPIVEDFATFDDSRWKLGKGEWDHQPGRVKQTMDGHNRSVLQLLEKPPRDFDASIRFRIHGAGGWRSIGIGFDAPFAAGDSLNQSRQFVYASAHAGGPKVQVSYLDNGKSNYPSDGRAPADIQLETDYTLRVQVRGNLINASLNGEPMVASRTPSARVDGAIRLVTFDAIASILEFKLSALSADVKLRESSGATSVDPVVAAEFELALAKAQAAVAQADWESVQARAQAMRTSWESDDAAAIREHAVAAIRAEREHAVAKARAAVTAEQVSVARANADKLKAAEKKLAAAKKTLEKAEALAKAEVKDSDQFTPLKGAKWTPTRFQFTGKDDPEVEFPQQSTGRRTALARWITDPRNPLTARVAANHIWTRHLGQPLVASTFDFGRNGNDPTHPELLDWLASELIDSGWNMKHLHRLIVLSSTYRMGSSLNGMEDQLAKDPDNHHWWRRVPIRLESQAVRDAVLAVAGTLDETMGGPSVLPADQDKSHRRSLYFFHSNNEKNLLLSMFDEASVAECYQREQSIVPQQALALSNSGLVLESSQQIAAAIAADHPDDEAFVRQAFLLLLGIQPTAQEIQDCQSALTAWRELPEGSNESARGNLIWAIINHNDFVTLR
- a CDS encoding DUF1501 domain-containing protein; the encoded protein is MKMNKFFNGHAPRRTFLADMGMGFTGLALGAMLQREAGGHEAAWSPPTGEPHMPPKAKSVIWLFMNGGVSQMESFDPKPMLTKYAGKTIAETPFADTQDPEKLALARVSAPDGNGNQRNQLYPLQMGFKKHGESGIEVSDWFPHIAKHVDKLAVVRSMYTTDSNHGAQTQFHSGRHLNDGNYPTLGAWVHYGLGSLNENLPQFISIGKREYWNKRDGHYLGPAHDAVPMRVDPNNPLDFSSPERPFARSSQEIGQDLIQRLNNRRQLEYPNDPAMAARIASYELAFRMQSSIPDVVDFSQETAQTQAMYGIDKPHSREFGMQLLGARRLVEQGVRFVQIQHGGGGAGAWDAHSKLKPNHTKNSLAVDQPIGGLLEDLEQRGLLDETLVVFATEFGRTPGSQKSDGRDHHIYGFSVWMAGGGLKRGVVHGATDEIGFHAVEDRHYVTDIHATILKQLGLDSRKLEIPGRKRLEIDHGKPIDQIIA
- a CDS encoding GntR family transcriptional regulator, producing the protein MSITDFIRNDLALRLRSGRDLPAQLTLDSLAELYDVSFTPVRAAVADLIDEGLLRKGANRRLEACPLANALKEFDQLTEAPKPPVDPSEKIADDLVLLSLEGKSVYLREEVTAEKYSLSRSAIRNILHQLAGEGMLDHIPRRGWRLRPFCQDDLLAFIEVREALELKALQLARPRLDKQQLQAILERNTPPTSTTDRVPVDESLHEYLVATSNNAYIRDFFERQGRYFRLLFRWEDNDRSAALGTLKQHRDVVQALLEEDWAAAEAALSHHIRSNHPVLMTKPPTDGLPPPAPK